A window of Lacibacter sediminis contains these coding sequences:
- a CDS encoding DUF721 domain-containing protein, whose protein sequence is MAEMSIQEAMEQFLKQSKLKQRVRALEIKDVWAELMGNTIGKYTDDIKLINQQLIITTSVAPLKQELLFQKEKIRNRINELFNEHAVKEVIIK, encoded by the coding sequence ATGGCTGAAATGAGTATACAGGAAGCAATGGAACAGTTTCTCAAACAGAGTAAACTCAAGCAAAGAGTGCGTGCATTGGAGATAAAAGATGTGTGGGCCGAACTCATGGGCAACACGATTGGGAAATATACCGACGACATTAAACTTATTAACCAGCAACTCATTATTACCACAAGTGTAGCTCCGCTAAAGCAGGAACTCCTTTTTCAAAAAGAAAAAATACGTAACCGCATTAATGAACTGTTTAATGAACATGCGGTAAAAGAAGTGATCATTAAGTAA